A single Xiphias gladius isolate SHS-SW01 ecotype Sanya breed wild chromosome 18, ASM1685928v1, whole genome shotgun sequence DNA region contains:
- the bcas2 gene encoding pre-mRNA-splicing factor SPF27 isoform X1, translating to MAGTASVAGEVFVDALPYFDQGYDAAGVREAAAALVEEETRRYRPTKNYLSYLPTPDFSAFETEIMRNEFERLAARQPMDLLSMKRYELPAPSAGQKNDITAWQECVNNSMAQLEHQAVRIENLELMSQYGTNAWKVYNDNLAFMIEMAQKELQKFRKQIQDMNWQRKNDQLAGGAKLRELESNWVSLVSKNYEIERAIVQLENEITQLRQQQGDENKENIRQDF from the exons ATGGCCGGGACGGCTTCAGTAGCCGGTGAAGTGTTTGTCGATGCTTTGCCGTATTTTGACCAAGGGTACGATGCAGCAGGTGTCAGAGAAGCG GCTGCAGCGTTGGTTGAGGAGGAGACCAGAAGGTACCGACCTACCAAGAACTACCTGAGCTACCTGCCCACGCCTGACTTCTCTGCCTTTGAG ACGGAAATTATGAGGAATGAATTTGAACGGCTTGCGGCTCGGCAGCCCATGGATCTCCTGAGCATGAAGAG GTATGAGCTGCCAGCGCCTTCAGCAGGACAGAAGAACGACATTACAGCATGGCAGGAGTGTGTCAACAACTCCATGGCCCAGCTGGAGCACCAGGCAGTCCGCATTGAGAACCTGGAGCTCATGTCGCAATACGGAACCAACGCATGGAAAGTCTACAATGA TAACTTGGCCTTCATGATTGAGATGGCACAAAAGGAACTTCAGAAATTCAG GAAGCAAATTCAGGATATGAACTGGCAGCGTAAGAATGATCAGTTGGCAGGTGGAGCCAAACTACGAGAGCTGGAGTCAAA CTGGGTATCTCTGGTCAGCAAGAACTATGAGATCGAGCGGGCCATCGTCCAGCTGGAGAACGAAATCACTCAGCTCAGGCAACAGCAGGGGGACGAGAACAAGGAGAATATCCGACAGGACTTCTAG
- the bcas2 gene encoding pre-mRNA-splicing factor SPF27 isoform X2 has translation MRNEFERLAARQPMDLLSMKRYELPAPSAGQKNDITAWQECVNNSMAQLEHQAVRIENLELMSQYGTNAWKVYNDNLAFMIEMAQKELQKFRKQIQDMNWQRKNDQLAGGAKLRELESNWVSLVSKNYEIERAIVQLENEITQLRQQQGDENKENIRQDF, from the exons ATGAGGAATGAATTTGAACGGCTTGCGGCTCGGCAGCCCATGGATCTCCTGAGCATGAAGAG GTATGAGCTGCCAGCGCCTTCAGCAGGACAGAAGAACGACATTACAGCATGGCAGGAGTGTGTCAACAACTCCATGGCCCAGCTGGAGCACCAGGCAGTCCGCATTGAGAACCTGGAGCTCATGTCGCAATACGGAACCAACGCATGGAAAGTCTACAATGA TAACTTGGCCTTCATGATTGAGATGGCACAAAAGGAACTTCAGAAATTCAG GAAGCAAATTCAGGATATGAACTGGCAGCGTAAGAATGATCAGTTGGCAGGTGGAGCCAAACTACGAGAGCTGGAGTCAAA CTGGGTATCTCTGGTCAGCAAGAACTATGAGATCGAGCGGGCCATCGTCCAGCTGGAGAACGAAATCACTCAGCTCAGGCAACAGCAGGGGGACGAGAACAAGGAGAATATCCGACAGGACTTCTAG
- the otud3 gene encoding OTU domain-containing protein 3, with protein MSRKQTSKPVRSNKKSELERKRDERAARRAIVKDRKNRPQEGDEGAEFVSFSNQLQALGLKLREVPGDGNCLFRALGDQLEGHSRGHLRLRQETVQYMMSHRQDFEPFVEDDVPFAQHLSNLSQPGTFAGNDAIVAFARSQQVKVVIHQLNTPLWEINGAEKQVCRELHIAYRYGDHYDSVRRIGDNSESPAQLRIENMQNSRGQQREFGDGQRDRQKNPSPTALEEDNVILSSIKNRGIQGDEENLLQLSAATINAEWLVGSVLGQSCPGQCASGSCSACKAAATDCSEHKQSAEGSNVQKPKVSNRQRKEQQRQEKKKRQEERHRQKFLQSKGSQDQNQNLPEAVTLVPALNTLSI; from the exons ATGTCTAGGAAACAGACATCGAAACCTGTGCGGAGCAATAAAAAGAGCGAACTGGAACGTAAGAGGGACGAGCGGGCGGCACGCCGAGCCATTGTAAAAGACCGCAAGAACCGGCCTCAGGAAGGTGATGAAGGAGCCGAGTTTGTCAGTTTCTCCAATCAGCTCCAGGCATTGGGGCTCAAGCTGAGAGAAGTCCCTGGAGATGG AAACTGCCTGTTCAGAGCTTTAGGCGACCAGTTAGAGGGTCACTCCCGGGGTCACCTACGGCTTCGCCAGGAGACTGTCCAGTACATGATGTCTCATCGACAAGACTTTGAACCCTTTGTCGAGGATGACGTGCCATTCGCACAGCACT TGTCCAACCTTTCGCAGCCTGGTACATTTGCTGGCAATGACGCCATCGTGGCTTTTGCTCGCAGTCAGCAGGTGAAAGTGGTCATCCATCAGCTGAACACACCACTGTGGGAG ATAAATGGTGCAGAGAAGCAGGTGTGCAGAGAGCTGCACATCGCCTACCGCTATGGAGATCACTATGACAGTGTGAGGCGGATCGGAGACAACTCTGAGAGTCCTGCTCAGCTCCGCATAGAG AATATGCAGAATTCACGAGGCCAGCAGCGTGAGTTCGGGGATGgtcagagggacagacagaaaaacccTTCCCCCACAGCCCTGGAGGAGGACAACGTGATCCTGAGCTCCATCAAGAATCGAGGAATCCAGG GCGACGAGGAGAACCTGCTCCAGCTCAGTGCGGCAACCATCAATGCTGAATGGCTCGTTGGCTCTGTGCTGGGCCAGTCCTGCCCGGGCCAGTGTGCCTCAGGATCCTGCTCAGCCTGCAAAGCTGCAGCGACGGACTGCTCTGAGCACAAGCAGTCAGCAGAGGGCAGCAATGTACAAAAACCCAAG GTTTCTAACAGGCAGaggaaagagcagcagaggcaagagaagaagaagcgTCAGGAGGAGAGGCATCGGCAGAAGTTTCTCCAGAGCAAAGGAAGCCAGGATCAGAATCAGAACCTGCCAGAAGCTGTTACTTTAGTACCAGCTCTCAACACTCTCAGTATATAG